Proteins co-encoded in one Streptococcus parauberis NCFD 2020 genomic window:
- the rplJ gene encoding 50S ribosomal protein L10, translating into MSEAIIAKKAELVDVVAEKMKNAVSIVVVDSRGLTVDQDTVLRRSLRESGVEFKVIKNSILSRAAEQAGLGDMKDIFVGPSAVAFSNEDVVAPAKIINDFAKTADALEIKGGAIEGASSSAEEIKALAALPNREGMLSMLLSVLQAPVRNVAYAVKAVAESKEDAA; encoded by the coding sequence ATGAGTGAAGCAATTATTGCTAAAAAAGCCGAACTAGTTGATGTTGTTGCGGAAAAAATGAAAAACGCAGTAAGTATCGTAGTTGTTGATTCACGTGGATTAACAGTTGATCAAGATACTGTTTTACGTCGTTCACTACGTGAAAGTGGCGTTGAATTTAAAGTTATCAAAAATTCAATTTTGTCACGTGCAGCAGAACAAGCTGGACTTGGAGATATGAAAGATATCTTTGTAGGACCATCTGCCGTAGCATTTTCAAATGAAGATGTTGTAGCACCTGCTAAAATCATCAATGACTTTGCTAAAACTGCTGACGCACTTGAAATCAAAGGTGGCGCAATTGAAGGTGCATCGTCTTCTGCTGAAGAAATCAAAGCACTTGCTGCATTGCCAAACCGCGAAGGTATGCTTTCTATGTTACTTTCAGTACTTCAAGCACCAGTTCGCAATGTTGCATATGCTGTTAAAGCTGTTGCAGAGAGTAAAGAAGACGCAGCTTAA
- the rplL gene encoding 50S ribosomal protein L7/L12, which yields MALNIENIIAEIKEASILELNDLVKAIEEEFGVTAAAPVAAAAAGGAEEAAKDSFDVELTAVGDKKVGVIKVVREITGLGLKEAKGLVDGAPANVKEGVTAAEAEELKVKLEEAGATITLK from the coding sequence ATGGCATTAAACATTGAAAACATTATTGCTGAAATCAAAGAAGCTTCAATCCTTGAATTGAACGACCTTGTAAAAGCTATCGAAGAAGAATTTGGCGTAACTGCAGCTGCTCCTGTAGCTGCTGCTGCTGCTGGTGGTGCTGAAGAAGCTGCTAAAGATTCATTTGACGTTGAGTTAACAGCTGTTGGCGACAAAAAAGTTGGCGTTATCAAAGTTGTACGTGAAATTACTGGACTTGGTCTTAAAGAAGCTAAAGGTCTTGTTGATGGAGCACCTGCTAACGTTAAAGAAGGCGTTACTGCTGCAGAAGCTGAAGAACTTAAAGTTAAACTTGAAGAAGCTGGAGCAACAATCACACTTAAATAA